A genomic window from Bicyclus anynana chromosome 11, ilBicAnyn1.1, whole genome shotgun sequence includes:
- the LOC112050515 gene encoding 39S ribosomal protein L12, mitochondrial, with protein MNSLRLIRKVSVGQWRSFSRCTILQQEVAEAIPSLTIPPPENVDKPVSPKIEKIVSDITNLNLLEVSELSQVLKRRLNLPDAPMMPMGGFAAAAPAMQDEEEAAPKTVKTSFTVKMTKYDEKQKVPLIKEVKSLLEGFNLVQAKKFVESVPTIVKADISKDEAEKLKEALSKVGAVIEID; from the exons ATGAACAGTTTAAGATTAATAAGGAAAGTATCGGTCGGCCAATGGCGCTCATTTTCACgatg CACAATTTTGCAACAAGAAGTAGCAGAAGCCATACCATCTCTCACCATACCCCCACCAGAAAATGTTGATAAACCAGTCTCTCCAAAAATTGAGAAGATTGTGTCAGATATCACAAACCTTAACCTGCTTGAAGTGTCAGAGCTAAGTCAAGTGCTGAAGAGAAGGTTGAACCTCCCTGATGCACCCATGATGCCAATGGGTGGGTTTGCTGCTGCAGCTCCAGCTATGCAAGATGAAGAAGAGGCTGCACCAAAGACTGTCAAAACTAGTTTTACA GTGAAAATGAcgaaatatgatgaaaaacagAAAGTGCCTCTCATCAAAGAAGTCAAGAGTCTTCTAGAAGGATTCAACTTAGTTCAAGCCAAGAAGTTTGTGGAGAGTGTACCCACCATTGTTAAAGCAGATATATCTAAAGATGAAgctgaaaaattaaaagaagcACTGTCTAAAGTGGGAGCTGTAATAGAAATTGATTAA